The following proteins come from a genomic window of Acanthopagrus latus isolate v.2019 chromosome 5, fAcaLat1.1, whole genome shotgun sequence:
- the LOC119020208 gene encoding contactin-5 isoform X2 produces the protein MYICVTHNALLNISKRSKPAKLTVQGVPRRLQIIQGPDNITAAMGTEVSMHCDVGGFPVPMVHWFKDGCLLVNCSASFSLHNNGQLLTFRNVTKEDEGSYHCEASNQKESIKSQSAFLLPAEMDWRFIQQPTNLTVRRGENATVTCRPPYSKPAAQVSWFKNNHLLTPTAHSTVLPSGDLLFTSVQEFDSGSYFCRASNIHLQRFLTSRRAALTVQAPPSVKLWPQVLTVPVGARVVLECQVSGHPLPSISWVKRGHSKQTGGKIALGLRNATLYIQSARSYDEGVYVCEASNTLGRSHNTAMLRVAVSPIIVTSVVQVSCRIGASAIFPCKAVGILPITYNWTKGRAETESPISFNEGKHIDEDGALHISSVQYYDAGEYYCTAENRAGRHQRRTILTVTAEHHPADKGRQTRLVLSASNNTSKRIPAYQTDESVVEQHPKTTHQPRAKTQRDEATCSLSHCDTTTSSATTSSTVPRGAVAELKMPRGSHGRLLQHHLSQPTTKPTQPLVTQMQPPMLPPPPHPNFQSVHFHAHSQTLAVTSKALDTTVPVLTEHLSHLTLTSSRTQFERQGSDVLLMKPDSKGSKIHAVTLASQITEFVTETSVPQPTNPPVGMSFSSLMLDSYLPTTNQSPETNNSGSSTVPSASQEDPTQLHQLVTENEFHQSYHQPTLTQISQTKLEDLGRPLQQRTHSPTLSQIPPPVDQQSFTQKLFPKFHLELPTTQHYLASTQPSPTSATKPQQFNSQPLPALSQPTSTISTLPQNRPRPSPTQHPLVHAQSPPPQTEAFPVQRREPSIPTLHPPDQTSHPSTSAPEIHFVHLVNTSDQVQLNNSQQGDTVQSVKTPNDTELTEWLKRNTSQSPMTSNDPRVTQQSPSWLPVLEKHDIPIVVGVGVSLAFIFITVTFYSVVQKNEPAPTSRAEPIYMSLTAQRNLGVPLRHAERRAAGRTYENRAFEDDDCVAVIEQSPNTSETRARPPGPSLVTVQMEPTFEDLQDDTQPALDNHSVTVETYPEPILDTKLSSRSTSFTLSD, from the exons ATGTACATATGTGTCACACACAATGCTTTACTGAACATCAGCAAGAGGAGCAAGCCAGCTAAACTAACTGTGCAGG GGGTCCCGAGGAGGCTGCAGATCATCCAGGGCCCTGACAACATCACTGCTGCCATGGGAACAGAGGTCTCCATGCACTGCGATGTCGGTGGGTTCCCTGTTCCCATGGTGCACTGGTTCAAAGACGGCTGCCTCCTGGTGAACTGCTCGGCCTCGTTCAGCCTCCACAACAATGGACAGCTGCTCACATTCAG GAATGTGACCAAGGAGGATGAGGGCTCATATCACTGTGAAGCATCTAACCAGAAGGAGTCAATCAAGTCTCAGTCAGCCTTCCTTCTTCCAGCTG AGATGGACTGGCGCTTCATCCAGCAGCCCACCAACCTGacggtgaggagaggagaaaatgcgACAGTCACCTGCAGGCCTCCTTACAGCAAACCAGCCGCCCAGGTGTCCTGGTTCAAAAACAACCACCTGCTCACTCCCACAGCCCACTCAACTGTGCTGCCCAGTGGAGACCTCCTCttcaccag TGTCCAGGAGTTTGACAGTGGGAGCTACTTCTGCAGGGCCTCCAACATCCACCTTCAAAGATTTCTCACTTCTCGAAGAGCAGCCCTAACTGTGCAAG CCCCTCCATCAGTGAAACTGTGGCCTCAAGTGTTGACGGTGCCCGTGGGTGCTCGGGTGGTGCTGGAGTGTCAAGTGTCCGGTCACCCTCTACCCTCCATCAGCTGGGTGAAGAGAGGCCACTCCAAGCAGACAGGGGGCAAAATTGCTTTAGG ACTGAGAAACGCCACGCTCTACATCCAGTCAGCCAGGAGCTATGATGAGGGAGTGTATGTGTGCGAGGCATCTAACACACTGGGCCGCAGCCACAACACAGCAATGCTGAGAGTTGCTG TGAGTCCCATCATAGTGACCTCAGTGGTTCAGGTGAGCTGCAGGATCGGGGCTTCAGCGATTTTCCCTTGCAAAGCTGTAGGGATTCTGCCCATTACTTACAACTGGACCaaaggcagagcagagacagagtcTCCCATCAGCTTCAATGAAGGCAAACACATTGATG AAGATGGAGCTCTGCATATCTCCAGCGTGCAGTATTATGATGCAGGAGAATATTACTGTACTGCTGAGAACCGAGCAGGACGACATCAGAGACGCACCATCCTCACTGTCACAG CTGAACATCATCCAGCTGATAAAGGCAGGCAGACAAGACTGGTTTTGTCTGCT AGCAACAACACTAGCAAAAGAATACCAGCTTACCAAACCGATGAGTCTGTGGTTGAGCAACATCCGAAGACAACACATCAGCCACGTGCCAAGACACAGCGCGATGAGGCCACAT GCTCCTTATCACACTGTGACACTACAACAAGCAGCGCTACCACATCTTCTACAGTTCCAAGGGGAGCAGTAGCTGAGCTGAAAATGCCACGAGGGTCACATGGCCGTCTTCTACAGCATCACCTGAGTCAGCCAACAACCAAGCCAACCCAGCCGTTAGTCACTCAGATGCAGCCTCCGATGTTACCGCCTCCTCCACATCCGAACTTCCAGTCAGTTCATTTCCACGCTCACAGCCAGACTTTGGCTGTCACTAGCAAAGCATTGGATACAACTGTACCGGTACTCACTGAGCATCTGTCCCATTTGACATTAACATCATCACGCACACAATTTGAGCGTCAAGGAAGTGACGTATTGTTGATGAAGCCTGATTCGAAGGGTTCTAAGATTCATGCTGTGACTCTAGCCAGTCAAATCACAGAGTTTGTCACTGAGACGTCCGTGCCTCAACCAACAAACCCTCCAGTGGGTATGTCCTTTAGCTCTCTCATGTTGGATTCGTATTTGCCGACTACAAATCAAAGTCCTGAGACTAACAACTCTGGCTCATCCACTGTGCCTTCTGCTTCACAAGAAGACCCAACTCAACTTCATCAGCTAGTGACAGAAAATGAGTTTCACCAATCCTACCATCAGCCAACTTTAACCCAGATTTCTCAAACCAAACTGGAGGACCTCGGTCGACCTCTACAACAGAGAACACATTCACCAACCCTCTCACAGATACCTCCACCTGTTGATCAACAGTCGTTTACTCAAAAGCTTTTCCCAAAGTTCCATCTTGAGCTGCCGACAACACAGCATTATCTGGCTTCCACACAACCTTCACCCACTTCAGCCACAAAGCCTCAACAATTCAACAGCCAACCTTTGCCCGCACTGTCTCAACCAACTTCAACCATATCCACGCTCCCTCAAAACCGACCTCGACCGTCTCCAACACAACATCCACTGGTCCACGCACAATCTCCTCCACCACAGACAGAAGCTTTTCCAGTCCAACGCAGAGAGCCTTCAATCCCAACTCTCCATCCTCCCGATCAGACTTCCCATCCTTCAACATCGGCTCCAGAGATTCACTTTGTCCACCTGGTCAACACGTCTGATCAGGTTCAACTAAATAACAGCCAGCAAGGGGATACAGTTCAGTCAGTTAAAACCCCCAATGACACAGAGCTCACAGAGTGGCTGAAGCGGAATACATCCCAGTCACCTATGACCAGCAATGATCCAAG AGTAACGCAGCAGTCTCCATCATGGCTGCCCGTGCTGGAGAAACATGACATCCCCATTGTGGTGGGAGTGGGTGTATCTCTGGCCTTTATCTTCATCACTGTTACCTTCTATTCAGTGGTCCAGAAGAATGAACCTGCACCAACAAGCCGAGCAG aGCCAATTTACATGTCCTTAACAGCTCAGAGGAATCTAGGGGTCCCCTTACGACACGCTGAACGCCGAGCTGCGGGACGAACATACGAAAACAG AGCTTTTGAAGACGACGACTGTGTGGCTGTGATTGAGCAGAGCCCCAACACATCAGAAACCCGAGCCCGACCTCCGGGGCCGAGCCTGGTCACGGTGCAGATGGAGCCCACGTTTGAGGATCTTCAAGATGACACACAACCTGCCCTGGACAACCACTCAGTCACTGTCGAGACCTATCCTGAGCCAATTCTTGACACAAAG CTCTCTTCAAGGAGTACATCCTTCACTCTTTCAGATTGA
- the LOC119020208 gene encoding uncharacterized protein LOC119020208 isoform X1, with amino-acid sequence MYICVTHNALLNISKRSKPAKLTVQGVPRRLQIIQGPDNITAAMGTEVSMHCDVGGFPVPMVHWFKDGCLLVNCSASFSLHNNGQLLTFRNVTKEDEGSYHCEASNQKESIKSQSAFLLPAEMDWRFIQQPTNLTVRRGENATVTCRPPYSKPAAQVSWFKNNHLLTPTAHSTVLPSGDLLFTSVQEFDSGSYFCRASNIHLQRFLTSRRAALTVQAPPSVKLWPQVLTVPVGARVVLECQVSGHPLPSISWVKRGHSKQTGGKIALGLRNATLYIQSARSYDEGVYVCEASNTLGRSHNTAMLRVAVSPIIVTSVVQVSCRIGASAIFPCKAVGILPITYNWTKGRAETESPISFNEGKHIDEDGALHISSVQYYDAGEYYCTAENRAGRHQRRTILTVTAEHHPADKGRQTRLVLSASNNTSKRIPAYQTDESVVEQHPKTTHQPRAKTQRDEATCSLSHCDTTTSSATTSSTVPRGAVAELKMPRGSHGRLLQHHLSQPTTKPTQPLVTQMQPPMLPPPPHPNFQSVHFHAHSQTLAVTSKALDTTVPVLTEHLSHLTLTSSRTQFERQGSDVLLMKPDSKGSKIHAVTLASQITEFVTETSVPQPTNPPVGMSFSSLMLDSYLPTTNQSPETNNSGSSTVPSASQEDPTQLHQLVTENEFHQSYHQPTLTQISQTKLEDLGRPLQQRTHSPTLSQIPPPVDQQSFTQKLFPKFHLELPTTQHYLASTQPSPTSATKPQQFNSQPLPALSQPTSTISTLPQNRPRPSPTQHPLVHAQSPPPQTEAFPVQRREPSIPTLHPPDQTSHPSTSAPEIHFVHLVNTSDQVQLNNSQQGDTVQSVKTPNDTELTEWLKRNTSQSPMTSNDPRVTQQSPSWLPVLEKHDIPIVVGVGVSLAFIFITVTFYSVVQKNEPAPTSRAEPIYMSLTAQRNLGVPLRHAERRAAGRTYENRAFEDDDCVAVIEQSPNTSETRARPPGPSLVTVQMEPTFEDLQDDTQPALDNHSVTVETYPEPILDTKIDPCLEEEKGRSLSQPSIQLQCTEDWTSNRGDNRSPCQDALPPPSSLPSRSPSPSPPSRPGEGLRSSLTLQSAEACAAPIHHSLSISHGNPPLLLSHHVSLGLTTVAVDVHFYPAATASMAVCTSTHINSVANSTSAATPLFTPPLVNCQDNDQSAARYPQSK; translated from the exons ATGTACATATGTGTCACACACAATGCTTTACTGAACATCAGCAAGAGGAGCAAGCCAGCTAAACTAACTGTGCAGG GGGTCCCGAGGAGGCTGCAGATCATCCAGGGCCCTGACAACATCACTGCTGCCATGGGAACAGAGGTCTCCATGCACTGCGATGTCGGTGGGTTCCCTGTTCCCATGGTGCACTGGTTCAAAGACGGCTGCCTCCTGGTGAACTGCTCGGCCTCGTTCAGCCTCCACAACAATGGACAGCTGCTCACATTCAG GAATGTGACCAAGGAGGATGAGGGCTCATATCACTGTGAAGCATCTAACCAGAAGGAGTCAATCAAGTCTCAGTCAGCCTTCCTTCTTCCAGCTG AGATGGACTGGCGCTTCATCCAGCAGCCCACCAACCTGacggtgaggagaggagaaaatgcgACAGTCACCTGCAGGCCTCCTTACAGCAAACCAGCCGCCCAGGTGTCCTGGTTCAAAAACAACCACCTGCTCACTCCCACAGCCCACTCAACTGTGCTGCCCAGTGGAGACCTCCTCttcaccag TGTCCAGGAGTTTGACAGTGGGAGCTACTTCTGCAGGGCCTCCAACATCCACCTTCAAAGATTTCTCACTTCTCGAAGAGCAGCCCTAACTGTGCAAG CCCCTCCATCAGTGAAACTGTGGCCTCAAGTGTTGACGGTGCCCGTGGGTGCTCGGGTGGTGCTGGAGTGTCAAGTGTCCGGTCACCCTCTACCCTCCATCAGCTGGGTGAAGAGAGGCCACTCCAAGCAGACAGGGGGCAAAATTGCTTTAGG ACTGAGAAACGCCACGCTCTACATCCAGTCAGCCAGGAGCTATGATGAGGGAGTGTATGTGTGCGAGGCATCTAACACACTGGGCCGCAGCCACAACACAGCAATGCTGAGAGTTGCTG TGAGTCCCATCATAGTGACCTCAGTGGTTCAGGTGAGCTGCAGGATCGGGGCTTCAGCGATTTTCCCTTGCAAAGCTGTAGGGATTCTGCCCATTACTTACAACTGGACCaaaggcagagcagagacagagtcTCCCATCAGCTTCAATGAAGGCAAACACATTGATG AAGATGGAGCTCTGCATATCTCCAGCGTGCAGTATTATGATGCAGGAGAATATTACTGTACTGCTGAGAACCGAGCAGGACGACATCAGAGACGCACCATCCTCACTGTCACAG CTGAACATCATCCAGCTGATAAAGGCAGGCAGACAAGACTGGTTTTGTCTGCT AGCAACAACACTAGCAAAAGAATACCAGCTTACCAAACCGATGAGTCTGTGGTTGAGCAACATCCGAAGACAACACATCAGCCACGTGCCAAGACACAGCGCGATGAGGCCACAT GCTCCTTATCACACTGTGACACTACAACAAGCAGCGCTACCACATCTTCTACAGTTCCAAGGGGAGCAGTAGCTGAGCTGAAAATGCCACGAGGGTCACATGGCCGTCTTCTACAGCATCACCTGAGTCAGCCAACAACCAAGCCAACCCAGCCGTTAGTCACTCAGATGCAGCCTCCGATGTTACCGCCTCCTCCACATCCGAACTTCCAGTCAGTTCATTTCCACGCTCACAGCCAGACTTTGGCTGTCACTAGCAAAGCATTGGATACAACTGTACCGGTACTCACTGAGCATCTGTCCCATTTGACATTAACATCATCACGCACACAATTTGAGCGTCAAGGAAGTGACGTATTGTTGATGAAGCCTGATTCGAAGGGTTCTAAGATTCATGCTGTGACTCTAGCCAGTCAAATCACAGAGTTTGTCACTGAGACGTCCGTGCCTCAACCAACAAACCCTCCAGTGGGTATGTCCTTTAGCTCTCTCATGTTGGATTCGTATTTGCCGACTACAAATCAAAGTCCTGAGACTAACAACTCTGGCTCATCCACTGTGCCTTCTGCTTCACAAGAAGACCCAACTCAACTTCATCAGCTAGTGACAGAAAATGAGTTTCACCAATCCTACCATCAGCCAACTTTAACCCAGATTTCTCAAACCAAACTGGAGGACCTCGGTCGACCTCTACAACAGAGAACACATTCACCAACCCTCTCACAGATACCTCCACCTGTTGATCAACAGTCGTTTACTCAAAAGCTTTTCCCAAAGTTCCATCTTGAGCTGCCGACAACACAGCATTATCTGGCTTCCACACAACCTTCACCCACTTCAGCCACAAAGCCTCAACAATTCAACAGCCAACCTTTGCCCGCACTGTCTCAACCAACTTCAACCATATCCACGCTCCCTCAAAACCGACCTCGACCGTCTCCAACACAACATCCACTGGTCCACGCACAATCTCCTCCACCACAGACAGAAGCTTTTCCAGTCCAACGCAGAGAGCCTTCAATCCCAACTCTCCATCCTCCCGATCAGACTTCCCATCCTTCAACATCGGCTCCAGAGATTCACTTTGTCCACCTGGTCAACACGTCTGATCAGGTTCAACTAAATAACAGCCAGCAAGGGGATACAGTTCAGTCAGTTAAAACCCCCAATGACACAGAGCTCACAGAGTGGCTGAAGCGGAATACATCCCAGTCACCTATGACCAGCAATGATCCAAG AGTAACGCAGCAGTCTCCATCATGGCTGCCCGTGCTGGAGAAACATGACATCCCCATTGTGGTGGGAGTGGGTGTATCTCTGGCCTTTATCTTCATCACTGTTACCTTCTATTCAGTGGTCCAGAAGAATGAACCTGCACCAACAAGCCGAGCAG aGCCAATTTACATGTCCTTAACAGCTCAGAGGAATCTAGGGGTCCCCTTACGACACGCTGAACGCCGAGCTGCGGGACGAACATACGAAAACAG AGCTTTTGAAGACGACGACTGTGTGGCTGTGATTGAGCAGAGCCCCAACACATCAGAAACCCGAGCCCGACCTCCGGGGCCGAGCCTGGTCACGGTGCAGATGGAGCCCACGTTTGAGGATCTTCAAGATGACACACAACCTGCCCTGGACAACCACTCAGTCACTGTCGAGACCTATCCTGAGCCAATTCTTGACACAAAG ATTGATCCctgcctggaggaggagaagggccGCAGTTTGTCCCAGCCCAGCATTCAGCTACAGTGTACTGAGGACTGGACCAGTAACAGAGGAGACAACCGCAGTCCATGCCAGGAcgctttgcctcctccatcatcctTACCCTCCCgctctccttccccctctccaCCATCCAGACCTGGTGAGGGCCTGCGCTCCTCATTAACCCTGCAGAGTGCCGAGGCATGTGCAGCACCCATCCACCACAGCCTCAGCATCTCACACGGGaaccctcccctcctcctctcccaccacGTTTCCTTGGGCCTCACTACAGTTGCAGTGGACGTCCATTTTTACCCTGCAGCCACTGCTTCGATGGCGGTCTGCACCAGCACACACATCAACTCTGTCGCTAATTCCACTTCAGCAGCTACTCCTCTGTTCACTCCTCCGTTAGTTAACTGTCAGGATAATGACCAATCAGCTGCCAGATATCCTCAGAGTAAGTAG